The genomic DNA GGCCGCGTCCAGATTGGCTTATTCATAACATTTCTCCTTACTATTATTTAATATACTTAATTAATGTCATACTAATTATAACGCGCATTTATGAATTTGTAAACATAATTGCCATGACAACTACTTACGTCTATGATAAAATTACCCTTCCTCATTCACTTTTACGTTATGATAGAGGCAAGAATCTACTACTAGCAGGTGATGAAAAATGAACACGACTTTTGATGAATCCATCGGTTTGAATACGAGTCATACCATTCGCAACGTCATCCGGTATCTTACCGTCCATTTGAAGGAATTTGATCTTACGCCGGAGCAGTGGACCGTACTGAAACGCCTGGCAGCCAATGACGGTATCAGTCAGAAAACACTAGCAGAGCTTGCCGACAAAGATCAGCCTACCGTCACAAGAATCCTCGATATCCTTGAGCGCAAAAATCTGATTTCAAAGAAAAAGAACGTCGACGATCGCCGCTCATTCCTCATCCACATCACGGAAAAAGGGAA from Rossellomorea marisflavi includes the following:
- a CDS encoding MarR family winged helix-turn-helix transcriptional regulator is translated as MNTTFDESIGLNTSHTIRNVIRYLTVHLKEFDLTPEQWTVLKRLAANDGISQKTLAELADKDQPTVTRILDILERKNLISKKKNVDDRRSFLIHITEKGKNVQQELTPFIEDVFENQILKGIPEEKLEVYKEVLQLINQNMRDRTD